Proteins from one Flammeovirgaceae bacterium genomic window:
- a CDS encoding MarR family transcriptional regulator: MGKSIFNPSHQQKDVPAKIVAGLERISEAFKVLLWEKAKALGLSPIQIQLLIFVAYHKNELCNVSHLAQEFNVTKPTISDAVRILAQKKLIVKNFSTSDSRGYTIGLSAAGERAVSETEGFANPLKTQLGTLAQKDLENLFTSLGHLIYQLYQGGILSVQRTCYGCRFYSHTKKKDYCNLLHMELKKNDIRLDCPEFESIDG, from the coding sequence ATGGGCAAAAGCATTTTCAATCCATCGCACCAGCAAAAAGACGTGCCTGCCAAGATCGTGGCAGGGCTGGAGCGCATATCGGAAGCTTTTAAGGTATTGTTGTGGGAAAAAGCCAAGGCACTGGGCCTTAGCCCCATTCAAATCCAGCTCCTCATATTTGTGGCCTACCACAAAAACGAATTGTGCAACGTCAGCCACCTGGCCCAAGAGTTTAATGTTACCAAGCCCACCATAAGCGATGCCGTCCGTATCCTGGCGCAAAAAAAACTGATCGTAAAAAATTTTTCCACCTCGGACAGCCGTGGCTATACCATTGGCCTGTCCGCGGCAGGGGAGCGGGCGGTGTCGGAAACAGAAGGTTTTGCCAACCCCCTTAAAACGCAACTGGGCACCCTTGCGCAAAAGGACCTGGAAAACCTGTTTACCTCCCTAGGCCATTTGATTTACCAACTCTATCAAGGTGGCATCCTTAGTGTGCAGCGCACCTGTTATGGTTGCCGGTTTTACAGTCATACCAAAAAGAAAGACTATTGCAACCTGCTCCATATGGAGTTGAAAAAAAACGATATAAGGCTGGATTGCCCCGAGTTTGAAAGTATTGATGGCTAA
- a CDS encoding thioredoxin family protein, with the protein MKKSIFYHAGCPVCLSAEREIIDLIGPQNVEIVHFGEDKPRIEEAEKAGVKSVPALVTPTGNVLHINFGASMADVKA; encoded by the coding sequence ATGAAAAAATCAATCTTTTACCACGCAGGATGCCCCGTTTGCCTCAGTGCCGAACGTGAAATCATTGACCTGATAGGCCCGCAAAACGTGGAAATTGTCCACTTTGGTGAAGACAAACCGCGCATCGAAGAAGCGGAAAAAGCAGGTGTGAAATCCGTGCCCGCCCTGGTCACCCCCACCGGCAACGTGCTGCACATCAATTTTGGCGCCTCCATGGCCGATGTAAAAGCATAA